One window of the Salminus brasiliensis chromosome 1, fSalBra1.hap2, whole genome shotgun sequence genome contains the following:
- the LOC140551730 gene encoding uncharacterized protein, which yields MAHPDTTWDSEGLLEQFSRLSTLTEEDANRGEDGVSAVGCEGSVGLLYLSDEVLVVILRHLDPVSLLRLGSTCRPLFRVCSCDSLWIRHFQESFQVCLPNSTAGSVVAAKTAFRLVFMWRTLFRNIHCNRSLQEKLFTEVPFPPRAYWSQWLVLEECVPLPSARLSCSDVEKLWGISRDLFKEKLQGKKEEGEPLKFEWRELYSLALGHHGSAAMVFRHVLAQHQSNDHSELESMYHQYTQCRFQWLFTYWLFRQPAPFNRQLRAIFLQWRKHSKKKVATWGETLCDVRYLASLHPITRDYWRGHLAQGDENVGIHTVGNYFSMCKSLVAWILGRDWGRLKRRKVYEDTLEGVYILLKREMRESLVEHERFWQVAKVQMSRVCTLEETAANYVNWKMIETLPYYKLYLVSGNGVYLEHVKGFLRRKRMVHNWIFLEENAWLRQLLPDELYTLLEFDTKIAQDSLHGTSGSAQLSRLIWLYLHSGQQLYLEAVKGMVLQCAHTHLNYLTASALSQGIWGPPVA from the exons ATGGCGCACCCAGATACCACCTGGGACAGTGAGGGGTTGCTGGAGCAGTTCTCCAGATTGTCCACACTCACGGAGGAAGATGCGAACAGAGGAGAAGACGGTGTCTCTGCAGTGGGCTGTGAGGGCAGTGTCGGCTTGCTGTATCTGAGCGACGAGGTGCTGGTGGTTATTTTGAGGCACCTGGACCCCGTGTCTCTCCTGAGACTGGGCAGCACATGTAGGCCGCTGTTCAGAGTCTGCTCCTGTGACTCGCTGTGGATTCGACATTTTCAG GAATCGTTCCAGGTCTGCCTTCCGAACAGCACAGCTGGCTCCGTCGTTGCGGCCAAGACTGCCTTCCGCTTGGTGTTCATGTGGAGGACTCTGTTCCGGAACATCCACTGTAACCGCTCCCTTCAGGAGAAGCTCTTCACTGAAGTCCCGTTTCCTCCCCGTGCGTACTGGAGCCAGTGGCTGGTGCTGGAGGAGTGCGTGCCCCTGCCCTCAGCTAGGCTTTCATGCAGTGATGTGGAGAAGCTGTGGGGCATCTCCAGAGACCTCTTCAAAGAGAAGCTCCAGGGTA agaAAGAAGAAGGTGAGCCCCTCAAATTTGAGTGGAGGGAGTTGTACAGCCTTGCCCTCGGTCATCATGGCAGTGCTGCAATGGTTTTCCGGCACGTTCTTGCCCAACACCAAAGCAATG ACCACTCTGAGCTGGAGTCCATGTACCACCAGTACACACAGTGCAGGTTTCAGTGGCTCTTCACCTACTGGCTTTTCCGGCAGCCAGCACCGTTCAACCGGCAGCTGCGGGCCATCTTCCTTCAGTGGAGGAAGCACAGCAAGAAGAAGGTGGCTACATGGGGCGAAACCTTGTGTGATGTGAGGTACCTCGCCTCACTCCATCCCATCACCAGAGACTACTGGAGGGGCCATCTGGCTCAGGGAGACGAGAATGTGG GTATTCATACAGTGGGAAACTACTTCTCAATGTGCAAGTCTCTCGTGGCATGGATCTTGGGCCGTGACTGGGGCAGACTGAAGCGCAGAAAG GTTTATGAGGACACGCTGGAAGGTGTGTACATTCTGCTGAAGAGGGAGATGCGAGAGAGCCTGGTAGAGCACGAGAGGTTCTGGCAGGTGGCTAAAGTCCAGATGAGCAGAGTGTGCACCCTGGAGGAGACTGCTGCTAATTATGTCAACTGGAAGATGATCGAGACGCTTCCTTACTACAA GTTGTATTTGGTGTCTGGCAATGGCGTCTATCTGGAGCATGTGAAGGGTTTTCTGCGCAGAAAGAGAATGGTCCATAACTGGATCTTTCTAGAGGAAAACGCCTGGCTGAGACAGCTGCTGCCAGACGAGCTATATACCCTGCTGGAGTTCGACACCAAGATCGCTCAAG ATAGTTTACATGGAACCTCTGGCAGTGCCCAGCTGAGCAGACTCATCTGGCTGTATCTTCACTCTGGTCAGCAGCTGTATCTGGAGGCAGTGAAGGGAATGGTCCTGCAGTGTGCTCATACCCACCTAAACTACCTTACTGCCAGCGCCCTCTCGCAGGGAATCTGGGGACCGCCTGTGGCTTAG